CCGACTTGACTCCGGCCGAGTTCCGCCGGACGTACCTTGGCCTCAGGAGGAAGCTGAGGCTGCCTAAGGATGCGGATCAGGCGCCGATCTTGCCTACGAATGATTTGCCGGCGGATTTTGATTGGAGAGAGAAGGGCGCTGTAGGCCCTGTTAAAGATCAggtcttttttaattaattaatcaacttatttaaaaaaaaagaattgcatTTTTTcgttattattgttgtttgtttgtatttatatttttgctgAAATTTGTGTCTCTTcactaaaaatattattttacattattgaaGCTTCTATTTGTTAggatttttgtaattttcatttatttattttgaggTCGTGCTATAGAAAGttaaccatttttttattttttattttttttggatttcaTGTTTGTTAGGGCATTTAGTTTTGGCCTTTGATTTGtttgtattatttaaatttgaatttggataAAATTATGTTGGATTTGTAattgattattgttattttgttgtgATGATTAGGGTTCATGCGGATCATGCTGGAGTTTCAGTACAACAGGGGCCTTGGAAGGTGCTAACTTCCTGGCAACTGGAAAGCTTGTGAGCCTCAGTGAGCAACAGCTTGTGGATTGCGATCATGAGGTTTGTGAATAGATCTCACTCTTGGATTATAAGATTACTTGCATGTATATAATGTATATAACCGTTTGAATATTTGTTGCCTTAGCTAATTTTCTGTACAGTATTATGACCCCATTATATGCTATTTGCTTGtacattgaaaattttgtccGCCCAACCCCCCCGGCCTGAAAAGTTGCCAATTAAGCTCATGTCAGTGCTTCTAATTCTTCTAATTGAACTGTAATGGTTATATCCGTCTGCAGTGTGATCCTGAGGAACCAGGTTCTTGTGATTCTGGATGCAATGGTGGGCTTATGAACAGTGCTTTTGAGTACACACTCAAGGCTGGTGGGCTTATGCGGGAGGAAGACTATCCTTACACCGGCACTGATCGTGGCCACGCCTGCAAATTCGATAAGAGTAAGATTGCTGCCTCAGTGGCCAACTTCAGTGTTGTCTCCCTTGATGAGGATCAAATTGCTGCCAATCTTGTGAAAAATGGTCCCCTTGCAGGTAAATAATTCCTTCTTGCAGATGGTTTCATGTCATGAGGATCTTTTCTGTTCATGTCTAGGTTTGCAGTGGCACTGTAAATCAGAATTTCACTCTGGTAGTTTAATTAATGGAGATGTTCATTGGCTTTAACCGTAATACCtctttctttgtttgaatGCAGTGGCCATCAATGCCGTGTACATGCAGACATACATTGGGGGAGTTTCCTGCCCATACATATGCTCGAGGCGATTGGACCATGGAGTGTTGCTCGTGGGATACGGTTCAGCTGGCTATGCTCCAATCAGGTTGAAGGAGAAGCCATACTGGATCATCAAGAATTCATGGGGTGAGAGCTGGGGAGAGAACGGATACTACAAAATATGCAGGGGTCGCAACGTCTGTGGAGTCGATTCCATGGTTTCGACCATAGCTGCTGCTGTTCGTGACTGACTCCAAGTAAGGAGTAGGTTATAGTAGCAGATACAGGTCCATTGGATGTTTTGTATATAAAGCATGCGACTTTAATGTTGAAACAATTTCCTCAATGCATAAGAAATGATTTCTTATTGCATCTGGGTGTCAAACTGAAATGTCTCAATTATGTCATTAAGTGGAACTCCTTTGTTGTAAGATTAAGACTGTTATCTGACTTTATATAAATTTGGCAGATCAAGGACATGACATCAAATCTTCCGAGCTTAAAATGCTCTTTGGAAAGCGTAACACTTCCTttcaaaaatatgaaataccTATTCAAATCACTTATTATCATAATGGAGTCATTACTATAGTCAATGGGAAGagtattaattttacaaaaggGGAATACTCTACTTCATTCAAACacatttatgttttttaatcttttagtttgtaaaataaagGATTTTCCTATCGAATTGGGACTGAATATGAAAATGGTAGATTTATTTTGTCAGGGAGTTTATAAGTTAGGAATTTCGTTGTTGGAAGGGACCCTGaatataacaaatttatttggtAGTATAgctttatgaaatttataagttttcgAGTAGGCCAGTTATCAATTTAGTATATGAGTTGTGATATATTTACAAAGTTAATATATCTTAATTGATATGGCAGACACCAATatgagaagaaaaaacaaatcGAGTGACCTTTTGTTGTCCTTCGTTCAATACAGAACCTTCATTGTGAGATTGGTTGAAGCCAGCTTTAGCGTCAATCCGAGTACTCATCTCCTCAGTACCCATGTTGTGCCAatagaatgaaaaattatgatgCGTCAGAATTTATGTCATTCTGTTGCCGCAACTCTCCCTTACAACCCACGGAAGGTACCTAATGCAAACATAAGGAGTGTCACGTACTCAGCCTTGTGAGGATTTTATAGTTTATACTGCCAATGGAcattgcaaaagaaaattttaggaAAAGAATACAAGTCCCATGTGAACGTATTATTTCAAGCAATTGCGGGTTGTTAGAGATGAAAGGAACACTCTGTCTGATAGATGGTGTGCTGCCTGGGAAATCAAGTAAAGCTAACAGATGCCGGTTGTCGTTTGCTTCATAATCTAAAGTGCATAGACAATACAGTTCAAGCACCCCATTcattttataacaaaagacCAAAACCTTATATTTTTGGCTTGATGTATCATAGACCAATGACTTGAAGCAGCAAATTAGAACTAGATGGTGTACAAGGCAGTACCTTCTGTCAAGATAACTGATGACATCATATACATAAGAGCTGGCCAATTTGCTTCGATAGAGAACAGTAGTAAACTACCACAAGATCCAATTGTATCGACTCTATCCTCATCTTGGACACTCAAAGCAGCAAATTTCCTAGCTCTCATCCCATTCTCTTCTAATTTGTATTAGAAGTACTGAGATCCAGGTAACCTGGACCTAGCGGCAGTCATAATCTTTGACATCTGACGTTGAATGTGAATGTCTAGAAGTTAGGATCAGAGATCATACTGAACCAGGCCTTACATACACATTTGAATATGACTATAGATTTTGTAGGAAGTGTAAGTAAAATCTCACACATAACATCATGAGTCTTCGGTTTCGACATTTTCAATATGAGCAAAGAGAAATGGGTTGACGATTTCCTTCTcgcttttcttcattttcatccaTCCTCGgaatatatataacaattgTTCTTTGTCTTTGAACGTCTGCAACAACATTAGTTTGTGACTTTACGAGTAGTgttatacaaataattaagCAAATACCCAATTCCTATATAGATGCAAGCACACACAAAGCAAAGGGAGGTTGCCACTTTTGGTTTTCTGTTTACCCAAACAATCTAAAGTTGTATCGTATCCGTTGTGCCCCTAAAGGTTTGGCAAAGTAGTTTTCAAGTAACTTCGTTTTAaccacaattttattttgattgagaAAAGTGAGAATATTTACACCAAAACATGATTTTAGAAAAACAgtacaaataaacaaataaataatttagggAGAAATCGATAATCTGTCTCGAGTCTTGAATCAAgattaaatatgtaaattagcAAACCAAAAACCGAAATTCAATTTACTAAAAGAGTATATTAAACCTCAAATTGGAAGAATTTCGATGGTTACAGAGCAACTCCTCTTCTTTTCAAGGCCACATATTCTCTACTCTTAGGTAGTGTTTACTTTATGGAGTGAGAGTATGGAGTGTGTATTCCTTCCACTCTAGTGTTTACTTACTATTTTTAAGGGGGGAGTGCGATTCCCACTCCATGGATCCCACctaattttggagtggggaaTGAGATTCCCatgggggaggtgggagtagGAATCTACTCTCCCCTCTTCCCTTTTTAccctcataattaaaataaataaataatatcatatttattaaaaataataattataaacatatttattttattaaatttaataaaataaaaataaataaatattatatttatttaaataataatattttataaattaaattaattaaaaataataataataaacattaattttaataaatattaattatttaattaattaataataataaatattttattctaagaaaatattaattttgtactatattatcaataacaatgtttcatttgtgttgctattattaataatttttattcacataatttaaatttaaattaataaaaaattatgatttacataattaagaatattaataattattattaatgtacaaatataataaaatatttattttattttccaaatatattttttattaattttttaattacaaattataattctttaaataagggtaaaattataatttaaaactatttactcccaatctaagacaatgtaaacacataaattaaattctagTTTCAATTTCATTCTCTCATTCcaatgtaagtaaacaacttactCTCACTTCCAATCCTAAGATTCTCActctaattcaaaatataaacgctgccttatatttttatatttataatctcCGAGTGATTGACTTCCTTCCGAGGATTTTGGTtcttttcccccttttttcctattttagAGATTTTTGAGAATGCGTGTTCCATCCTATCCATTAACGTATTCCCAATCAGTTTCACATCAATTGCGTAACAATGATTCTAGATACCCCTAAATCTACATAGCAAATTCCCAATCACCAAACACGGAGTGATAATACCAAACACTATGTAACGATACTTGAAATGAGTAATACAAACACTTTCATACGATTACGAATAATGTTATCCAAACTGATTTATATTCTGAAATAATGTTATCCAAACTGATTTATACTATGAAATAATGTTCTCAATCAACTAATCATatgtttataatatataatttatgttttcaaTCAACCAATCATATTTTCATACGCGTGCCTCTTACTTCCTGTCcaacaaaaccatcttcaTCCTTCACAGTAAAAACTGATgcaaatatacaaaataatcaCAAAAGAAAAGTCCAAGATTTTCCACACCAACCcccaacacacacacacccacACAACCCCACCCGCCGCGGGGGTTTGGGacatatttatcattttataataatagaatagctgaataaatcaaatatgCAATTGTTACAGATGGGATGGGACTGACTAACTGTGCTCAGCAAACGATGCTGCTAGCCTAATAAGGAAAACTGCTTATTCCTTcccaataataaataaaccacCATTGAAAAGGGAACGGGTCAATGCTCGCATGCTTAAAAA
This window of the Citrus sinensis cultivar Valencia sweet orange chromosome 8, DVS_A1.0, whole genome shotgun sequence genome carries:
- the LOC102620490 gene encoding probable cysteine protease RD19B — translated: MGSKTVVFFLVSLVVVSAVSSGTLIDDVDQLIRQVTDGGDEILSHHESTNNDLLGAEHHFSLFKKKFNKAYASQEEHDRRFTIFKANLRRAARRQKLDPSATHGVTQFSDLTPAEFRRTYLGLRRKLRLPKDADQAPILPTNDLPADFDWREKGAVGPVKDQGSCGSCWSFSTTGALEGANFLATGKLVSLSEQQLVDCDHECDPEEPGSCDSGCNGGLMNSAFEYTLKAGGLMREEDYPYTGTDRGHACKFDKSKIAASVANFSVVSLDEDQIAANLVKNGPLAVAINAVYMQTYIGGVSCPYICSRRLDHGVLLVGYGSAGYAPIRLKEKPYWIIKNSWGESWGENGYYKICRGRNVCGVDSMVSTIAAAVRD